In Oryza sativa Japonica Group chromosome 2, ASM3414082v1, the following are encoded in one genomic region:
- the LOC136355205 gene encoding uncharacterized protein, with product MTTATSTTSTKALKITTPLSISASSWPITRRKNNTKPEKQKDDAYNRRPNDADWKRSARHKSKNGCSVNNKNQDVEGTAVFHTPQQNAIAAITLLDTLLKEDALNQADHVVNILNQTKTMITASVPPLPELPRGRITSPRRPPLSPVPPAASSRLSLLVRAPPGRAVAFPGVAAASSSPALPPIRGEITGDVSSPAKQWRCRHCTASSRPCRAAQVRAGCAISSLSVAASPSTPACPRFRRNAVARAASPSVSSAPTPAAPSAVPVRRPTSPSPPLASQRQGRPRHRFPSIQTPPRSIVVASVRSRRRRPVGRPVRRLAAPPPSWASLRRVPRRPRIRAAAAGCPSSPPRRPRSSSSSSSRRSQSSWRSSLRRAVLVRPRCFVKVAVAVVVFVLGSASSSLVPAASRLRPRIAAEAVPSSFVSVVPVCLRRARSSLSFPRLVAWWLVALLVCFA from the exons ATGACAACCGCgacctcgacgacttcgacgaaagCTTTGAAGataactacacccctctctatttcggcgtcttcatggccaATAACGAGAAGGAAGAACAACaccaagcccgagaagcagaagGACGACGCGTACAACAGGAGGCCGAACGACGCCGACTGGAAGAGGAGTGCCAGGCACAAGAGCAAGAACGGCTGCAGCGTGAACAACAAGAAC CAAGACGTTGAGGGGACTGCAGTCTTTCACACCCCTCAACAAAACGCGATTGcggcgatcaccctcctcgacaccctcctcaaggaagatgcgctcaaccaagctgatcacgtcgtcaacatcttgaaccagaccaagaccatgattaCTGCCTCGGTCCCG ccccttccCGAGCTTCCCCGTGGCCGCAtcacctctccccgccgtcctcctctctctcccgtgccgccggccgcctccagccgcctttCCCTCCTCGTCCGAGCGCcgcccggccgtgccgtcgccttccccggcgtcgcagccgcctcctcttcgccggcgctGCCTCCGATTCGTGGGGAAATCACCGGAGACGTgtcctcgccggcaaaacagtggcgttgccgccactgtactgcctccagccgcccctgccgcgccgctcaGGTGCGGGCCGGCTGCGCCATCTCCTCCCtcagcgtcgccgcgtcgccctccaccccggcctgccctcggtttcgccggaacgccgtcgctcgcgccgcctctccctcggtctcgtcggcacccactccggcagccccttccgccgtgccagtgcgccggccgacgtcgccgtctccacctctggcatcgcagcggcaaggtcgtcctcggcatcgcttcccctccatccaaacccctccgcggtccatcgtcgtcgcctccgttcgttctcgtcgtcgacgtcccgtcggtcgcccggttcgtcgtctcgcggcgccgcctccgtcgtgggcatcgctgcggcgtgttccacgccgtcctcgcatccgtgcagccgctgctggctgtccctcgtcgcctcctcgccggccccggtcgtcgtcgtcgtcgtcctctcgtcgctcccagtcgtcgtggcgttcgtccctccgccgagccgttctcgtccgtcctCGGTGTTTCGTCAAGGTCGCTgtagccgtcgtcgtcttcgtcctcggctccgcgtcgtcaagcctcgtgccggccgcgtctcgccttcgtccaaggatcgccgccgaagccgtcccctcgtcgttcgtctccgttgtgcccgtctgtctccgccgcgcccgttcgtcgttgtcgttcccacgcctcgtcgcgtggtg gcttgtagctttgcttgtgtgcttcgcgtag